From the Terriglobia bacterium genome, the window ACCACCACCGCGGTATCCCGCGCCGCGCGCAGGATGCGGTGGAGATCGGCCTGGGGGATCAGGTTTCCGGTGGGATTATTGGGATTGGCGAGAAAGAGAACGCGGGGGTGGCGGCGCAGCGCGGCGAGCAGCCCCGCCACGGGGAAATTCATCTGCGCATCGAAACGCGGGGTGACGACCCGCGCACCATAGAGCCCGGCAAAGATGCGGTACACCGGAAACGTGGGCTCGGGGAAGAGCACGGTGCTCCCGGCATCCACGAAGACGTCGTAGACCAGGCGCAGGGCGTCGTCGCCGCCGTTGGTCAGGTGGAACTCCTCCGCCCGGACGCCGCTGGCGCGCGCCAGCCGCGCCGTTACCCGCCCGTATTCCGGGTACATGGCGATCTGCCGCGCCGAAAGCCGCCGCAGGGCCCGCAACACGGCCGGCGAGCAGCCCTGCGTATTCTCGTTCAGGTCGAGCCGCAGTTTGCCGTAGCGCCCTTCGGGCGCCGCGACGTGGGGTTTCATGCGCAGGACCGCGCGGCGCACCGGCAGATTGTACAGAGCCATTTCTCCTCCGCGAGCCCGGCGCTTCCTGCGACAACAAACGCCGAAGAAGAAGCTAGACGAAAGCAGGAAAACTGTCGAGGCGAGATTGCCGCCTCCGGCGCGGGCGCTTGGCGCCCGGATGCACAGTAAGGTGTTCGATCAGCGGCGCGGGGAAGAGCCCGGCAACGAGGTATTGCCGAAGTTCATGGTCATAAGGAAGTGGATGGCGACGCCCACCTTACCGTTGGGCTGGGGTTCCACGCGCACCACTTCCGCCACGTATTCGCAGTTCATCGGATCGGTCGGACTGCTGTAAGGGAAAGTGACGAACAGGCGCATGCCCTTGTAGTAGTTTTGCTGGTGGGTGACGAAGTACACTCCTTCGCGGGAGGCATTCGCGCTGACGATCAGGTCCTCGAAATGCTCATCCTCCGGCCGCGACGGCCGCACGCGGAGCGGCTTGGCGATCTTGGCGCGGCGGTTGTTGCGTTTTTCGGTCTGCTCCATCGCCGTTCTCGTATTATTCTTGCTCTTATTGGCTCTGTAACGTCAAGTAGTTGCGCTGAATCAGATAGTGCAAGGCGGGGGCGGAGCCGGATCCGGGGAGAAATAAATCGTGGCGGAAAAGATGCGCAAAGACGATGCCGAGTGGAAAAAGCAACTCTCGCAAAATCAGTACCATGTGACCCGGCAAAAGGGAACTGAACCGCCCTTCTCCGGCGAATACGAGGCCAGCAATTCTGCCGGCGTCTATAAATGCGTTTGCTGTGGTCAGCCCCTGTTTCGTTCCGACACCAAATACCATTCAGGTTCAGGCTGGCCCAGTTTCTGGGCCCCACTCAGCGCGGAGGCCGTGGCGACCGAAGCGGACTCCTCGCACGGCATGCGCCGCACGGAGGTGAAATGCAGCCGCTGCGACGCTCACCTGGGACACCTCTTCGAGGACGGGCCACGGCCAACGGGTCTGCGCTACTGCGTCAATTCGCTGGCGTTGAAGCTGGAAGAAGATGAAAAGCCGAAAGGTTGAAGAAAACCCCCATCATTGGGAATTTCTTCTGACCTTGTACTTTTCAACTGTTAGGCCTTTGTCCTTCAGGCTGCCGGACAGGAGCATCCCGCAAGTTCCGCGACGCGGTCCCGTTCCCACACGCCAATCAGCAGTACTTTGGTGCCCGCCGGGTACTTGAAGATGTAATAGACGTTCGTCAGTCCTTCGACCTCGAAGAACCCAGGGCGGCGCGCGTCCGCGCGCATCGGCACTCCCATCTCCAGCAGCACATGCAGCTCCGCAAGCTGCTCCTCGGAGTGGTTTCGCAGGTCCTCGACCAGGGGCCGCTGTTTCTGGATATTCATAGCCGTATCTTTCTTCTCGCTTCTTCTCTCACTGTATAAGACGCAA encodes:
- a CDS encoding histidinol-phosphate aminotransferase family protein yields the protein MALYNLPVRRAVLRMKPHVAAPEGRYGKLRLDLNENTQGCSPAVLRALRRLSARQIAMYPEYGRVTARLARASGVRAEEFHLTNGGDDALRLVYDVFVDAGSTVLFPEPTFPVYRIFAGLYGARVVTPRFDAQMNFPVAGLLAALRRHPRVLFLANPNNPTGNLIPQADLHRILRAARDTAVVVDEAYVEFSAWSAASWIRRYPHLIVARTYSKASGLAGLRLGCLIARPEVTELFRRVAPVFNVNTAALAAGEAAARDSAAVRRYAAEVRRARSEFAAALTRLGHRWFPSAGNFLLVDFGARGPEMLRRLAREGILLSDRSQEFRRSGMVRVSITTRAEMRRLAAVLKRLARR
- a CDS encoding PilZ domain-containing protein, with the protein product MEQTEKRNNRRAKIAKPLRVRPSRPEDEHFEDLIVSANASREGVYFVTHQQNYYKGMRLFVTFPYSSPTDPMNCEYVAEVVRVEPQPNGKVGVAIHFLMTMNFGNTSLPGSSPRR
- the msrB gene encoding peptide-methionine (R)-S-oxide reductase MsrB; the encoded protein is MAEKMRKDDAEWKKQLSQNQYHVTRQKGTEPPFSGEYEASNSAGVYKCVCCGQPLFRSDTKYHSGSGWPSFWAPLSAEAVATEADSSHGMRRTEVKCSRCDAHLGHLFEDGPRPTGLRYCVNSLALKLEEDEKPKG